The region aaaagttaaaccgtacatcaaaacacataataCCAAAAGAACTATACATTTGCCAGTATAGCAGAAACTACCTTAGAACATAATCTTATGTTGAACAAAAAATTTATACCTTGCTATAGATTAGTAGGTGCCAAAAAAATTTGAAAGCTACAATCCCTTTAATTCCAACTTGACTTTCAAcccaattaattttaaaaaaaaaaaaacttaaatgttAAACGAAAATTCTATATGGTCTCCAAAATTCAATGTATTTGGTACAACCTGAATGACATTGAAACAGTTGTTTGAACCTTTAGAGCATTGACAATTAAgtaggaaaaaaggaaaaaaagtactAGAGATAAACTTCAATGCCGTGTATTTAATGCCACTCATACATAGCTGATAGCACTGTAAATGAAAATGAAGTTTATCTTATCATATGATAAACGATTGTtcaactttaaaaacaaaaaacagaaaGTCAAAAACTGCTTATTCAGTAACAGGCCACGCaagcaaaaaaggaaaagaaagggcaACTCTATACAATGCAAGGATTTGATTTCCTCTATGTTGCTGAggggtgcaatggaagaggataTTTGTAATATGCAAAACCAAAGTTGTAAACTAGTATTTTTTTCTCAACTGTGAAGTTAAATTTAGGTGTTGTTCAACTTCTGTTCTGCTGCACCACTTGCTGATCCCTGCATCATTCAATGAAACAAATTTCAAACAGACGCAAGATGAACTAACTGTGTAATCCCTTTGTATGGTTATTAAACAGTTAACTGACCCCAGCTGATGTGACAAAATTGCAAACTGCACATTTTACAGATCTTGCTCCATACTGGTACATTAGTAGCATCCTGCAGTTCCCACAATTTACATGTGCCACCTGATTTGCTGTAAAAACTGGAAGCTTAATCTACCAGATTTACGAACCCACATTGTTGAATTTAGGGAACATCATAACTTGTTAGGCATACCTTCCAAGGCCAAATTGACAGTGTGACAGCATGAACATTGAACACTTGTGGCTCCACGAATGTACATCAATAAGGTATGGCAGCCTCCACAAACTATCTGGGCCATTTCTGTGCCTGTAATTTCTAACTTTCGATTAACATTTTTTTCGTTTGACAGATATAAGAATAACTTAAAACAGAAGAAAGATTCAGGGTATGAAGTGAATAGCAGATGATGTACCAGGAGGTGGTACAGCTGTTATTGCATTGCAAACAGCACAACACACAGAGGTTGCTCCAGCTGGATACATTAATAGATTTCGGCATCCAGAACATACAAGCTGGCTTTGAGCCCCTGCTCACATAGATTTGGCTACAATATCAGTTGATAATGGATAAAAAAACATAGTAACTTTTGTTGATTTAGAAAGATAGGTTCATATTATGATGAGACCAAGCTTGTCAGAAAGCAAACTAGTGTTTGAAAACTAAACTTGAACCATTCATTTATACCCTAATGCACTACTCATATCCTGGCAACATGCACATCAGAAAAGGGAAAGCAGCAACCTAAACCGTTCATCAGTAACTGCAGATATTCTTCCATAGTTCAGATATCAATAAATCTATTTAGATTTGCTATTCCTATGGCTTTAGCTGTTGCAGCTAATCAAAGTTTCTTAAGAAGGTCATTCTTTCATCACAGCAACTAAACAATAATAGAATTCACACAGTTTCAAGATAAATCTGTTGCAGGGAAGAACAAGATACCATTCGCAGGAGGAGTATATGACCCTGAAGGTGTTGGATATGGAGCAAGAGGAACTGGCATTGTAAAATCAGGCAGAGGGTAAAGTCCCTTTTGGGGGATCCTAATAGTTCACTGCCTTCTAAACAGATAGCACCAATCCTTCTCCCATTCTTACCATGTCCACAAAAAGTAAGAAACAA is a window of Gossypium hirsutum isolate 1008001.06 chromosome D08, Gossypium_hirsutum_v2.1, whole genome shotgun sequence DNA encoding:
- the LOC107933581 gene encoding protein LOL1, which encodes MPVPLAPYPTPSGSYTPPANGAQSQLVCSGCRNLLMYPAGATSVCCAVCNAITAVPPPGTEMAQIVCGGCHTLLMYIRGATSVQCSCCHTVNLALEANQVAHVNCGNCRMLLMYQYGARSVKCAVCNFVTSAGGSASGAAEQKLNNT